The Carassius auratus strain Wakin chromosome 5, ASM336829v1, whole genome shotgun sequence genome includes a window with the following:
- the LOC113087641 gene encoding carboxyl-terminal PDZ ligand of neuronal nitric oxide synthase protein, with product MKMQGRNRYNLVEDVADSRVPLHNEEAYQHGIHFQAKYVGSLDVPRPNSRMEIVAAMRRIRYEFKAKSMKKKKVSIVVSVDGVKVVLRKKPKRKEWTWDESKMLVMHDPVYRIFYVSHDSQDLKIFSYIARDGSSSLFRCNVFKSKKKLSLQHAEQNADEQPDGPADGQSDQSGEEPSPEARHLTGTEHGMDDVTGTESHCTKLSEQAMDDILQSLSELSMVKPGQTLQSLQGQEGVSPYTLSPSSPCFPTLTPLATQHHLQLLQQQLLQQQQQTQTAVAQVQLLKDQLAAETAARMEAQARTHQLLLQNRDLLQHTALLVKHLSQLEIRVSGATQKEESPWSSVPPRFHSLNLKSLCTPCSDQPIISTPAGPPENPPVSSHAESYLNLLNLCGAPTVTANGKPASARSEAGLDVARRDVAKLKTQNSTALDERFEPTIPKLEPPPQPLNHKRSNRTLSQGVEAETRSSAVATPVNGNILTNVNGSSSFPGITLCSVSPGDFYSHINGSSVSCSNSEDSGVRSDDKSLVFPHSRDDPSDDQSSAFISSSSTCSSLPEDHPTVDGATPLRSTTPLGYEQTIPFSSPVNDTCLHISLSEDEFLEDATYNVSTPCRSYDPMENM from the exons TATGAGTTCAAGGCAAAGAgcatgaagaagaagaaagtgaGCATAGTGGTCTCAGTAGACGGGGTCAAAGTGGTGCTGCGCAAGAAACCCAAG AGGAAAGAATGGACGTGGGATGAGAGCAAGATGCTGGTTATGCACGACCCCGTATACAG GATCTTCTATGTATCCCATGATTCTCAGGATCTGAAGATTTTCAGCTACATTGCTCGTGATGGATCCAGCAGTTTGTTCAGATGCAATGTATTCAAGTCCAAAAAAAAG CTGAGTCTGCAGCATGCTGAGCAGAATGCAGATGAACAGCCAGACGGCCCTGCAGACGGCCAGAGCGATCAGTCTGGAGAAGAGCCCAGCCCTGAAG CTCGTCATCTGACAGGCACGGAGCACGGAATGGATGATGTCACTGGAACGGAGTCACACTGCACAAAGCTCAGTGAGCAAGCTATGGATGATATCCTTCAGAGTCTGTCAGAGCTCAGCATGGTGAAACCTGGACAAACCCTCCAG TCTTTACAAGGCCAGGAGGGTGTCTCTCCCTACACACTATCTCCCAGCAGCCCTTGCTTTCCTACTCTCACACCTTTGGCCACCCAACACCACCTACAGTTACTCCAACAACAACtgctacagcagcagcaacaaacaCAGACCGCTGTAGCACAG GTGCAGCTCCTGAAGGATCAGCTGGCCGCAGAGACGGCTGCTCGCATGGAGGCACAGGCCAGAACTCACCAGCTGCTGCTGCAGAACCGAGACTTACTGCAACATACTGCCCTGCTGGTGAAACACCTCAGCCAACTGGAGATCAGAGTCAGTGGAGCCACACAGA AAGAAGAATCACCATGGAGTAGCGTGCCCCCTCGTTTTCACTCTCTGAACCTGAAGAGCCTCTGCACCCCTTGCTCGGACCAGCCCATCATCTCCACTCCAGCAGGACCACCAGAAAATCCTCCTGTTTCCTCCCACGCTGAGTCCTACCTCAATCTGCTCAACCTATGTGGTGCACCCACCGTTACAGCCAATGGGAAGCCAGCGAGTGCAAGAAGTGAAGCAGGACTGGATGTAGCAAGAAGGGATGTTGCTAAGCTAAAAACACAGAATTCAACAGCGCTTGATGAGAG GTTTGAACCAACCATCCCTAAACTGGAGCCTCCTCCTCAGCCCCTGAACCACAAGCGTTCAAACAGGACACTTTCTCAGGGTGTTGAGGCAGAGACAAGATCTTCAGCTGTAGCCACACCTGTCAATGGAAACATACTCACAAATGTGAATGGTAGCTCCTCATTTCCTGGCATCACTCTATGCTCCGTTTCACCTGGGGATTTCTATTCTCACATCAACGGCAGCAGTGTGTCATGTTCAAACAGTGAGGATTCTGGCGTGCGCTCAGATGACAAATCCCTTGTATTCCCCCATTCCAGAGATGACCCCTCTGATGACCAGAGTTCTGCGTTCATCTCCAGTTCTAGCACTTGCAGCAGCTTACCAGAGGATCATCCAACTGTGGATGGTGCGACCCCACTGCGTTCTACCACACCGCTGGGATATGAGCAAACCATCCCATTCTCTTCACCTGTCAATGACACCTGCCTTCATATAAGCCTAAGCGAAGATGAGTTTCTGGAGGACGCCACCTATAATGTCTCCACCCCATGCAGGAGTTATGATCCCATGGAAAATATGTGA